The genomic DNA TGCCAACGCAGCTATGTGTTTGGAGCACGGATGGGTGGGAAAAGCAAGCTAGTACTGTCTTGCAGATGCCATCTGGACGAGTGGCAGCTGCTCTTGCTGATACTCGTGTTCAGTTTCACCTTGATCAGATCCATTTGCTGGTAGTTCATGAAAGTCAGATTGCGATATATGAAGCCCCCAAGCTAGAACGCCTTAGGCAGGTTGGCTGACTTCTATGAAACTCTACTAGTGTTTAGTAAACTAAGTGGCTTTGCGAGGCTTCTGGTCGTTTTTTCTGACTCTCTTTGAATTGTTTcctttttatgatttttattattcatctCTTCTGGAACAGTGGTTTTACCGAGAAGCAACGGGTCCAATTACACATGCTACGTACTCCTGCGATAGCCAGTTGATATATGCGAGCTTTGAAGATGGAAGCATTGGTGTTCTTACTGCCACAACTCTCAGTTTAAGATGTCGAATAAGCCCCGTTGCTTACATGACTCCAAACCCAAGGTTTTGTATGCTATTCTGCTGCTACTGATTTCTTCCACGTGTCCTTATCTTTCATTATATTCTTAAACAGGCAATGATCTGACTTGTGCGAATAACTTAATGGTTTGCTGAACAGCTTGAGAGTATATCCTCTTGTTATTGCGGCTCATCCTTCTGAACCCAACCAGTTTGCATTGGGGCTTACCGATGGAGGGGTTCATGTCCTCGAGCCATTAGAGTcggaaggaaaatgggggacGGCGCCTCCAGTTGAAAATGGGGCTGGGCCCAGCACAGCTGCTGCTGCAGCAGGGGCGGTTTCTGATCAACCTCAGAGATGAGGTGATAGCTAAGCTCGGTGCGATGTTTGATGACGGTACTACTCAGGAATCCGAATCTGACTGAAGATATGAGGGTGGGGGGGTTTTTATGGATGAAGGGATGATGTTAGGGTAAAATTTGCAGGCTAGGGGCTAATTCTTCTGAGTAGTGGCACAGagttaaaaagtaaaaaagagtGGGACCTGTTCTGTTCATAATCATAGccatcataatttttttgattacATTCTCCTCAAAGCCTTTCTTCCAACGTTGTGAATGGTTGGTTGGTTGGTTCCTTCCTCTACTGTTTTACTTTAGAGGctgatgatgatggtgataGGAAACATTTGTGATTAGGATGGTGGGTTGTAAAGGAGGCGGCAAATTCACAATTCCCCCCCTTTTTTAattagagagaaaaaaaaaaggcggTCAGGTGATTTTTCAGTGTCTATGGTAGCAGGGTTGGGAGGAGGTAAAGAAGGAAGAGGCTCTCATCAGTTCAGGAAAACGGGTTTTCAAGTAATTTTTCCGCGTTGGGGCAGGGCGGGAAGGCACCGCGTTGTGTTCTGAATGGTCTTTCGACTGTACTGTGAAGAAAGTCGGGAGGAGGAGTTTTTTAATCCGTTCCATTCTCTTCTTTTCGTGTTAATTGAATGCAGTCAAATTCTCTCATGACCAAACACCGGATCCTGAagccactttttttttttaaaaaaaaaaatttaaaaatttaaaatatatatataaactcttCTTTTCTGGAACATGAACATGCCTAATaaagaacagaaaaaaaatttataatttttttctgtgAATGAACCCTTGCCCCTCCCAATCTTTGCTTTGCTTCAACCAGAAAACACTATATATAGTTCGAAAGATTTAGGTAAGTTTTTAGGACATTTTATCTATCAAGAAGCAAATCAGGGCGGGAAACTTTGGGTCTATTCTGAAGGGCACAATGCATTTCTGATGCGAGTTTTGTGTCTGCCAAACTGGGCCTAACCCACTGGCTAACACTACATAGGATGGGATGGGGTTCATAGCTTGCACTTGGCATTTCACCGAGCATGCCCTAGATATTAATACAAGTTACCATTAACTGGTTGGCATATGATCTGCCAAGTTCGAGTAGTCGATTGGCCGGCATCTCATACTTTGATTTGAGGTCACACACTCATGGTAAGAGTGGCCCATATTCAGCAGCGCCGCATCATGTGCCCAATACATGGCCCCTTACTATCTGTACTGTGCTCGGAAATTGTAGTGCTACTGTCTCAAACCCATATAATAATCAACAAGAGCTCGCGAGGCTTATTTACATCTCACCAGaaaagaatatcaaaattagCATACAAACAAAAATAAACCCTTTACTAAATAGTGCTACCCCAAACCCCCCACCCCCGGTTTTTCTTTGGGCAGAACCCACTCACCAACCTTTTGGTATTTCCTTGTGAGGAGGAGACATCTATTTCCGTCTCCGGCTCGACTTTGGCTGTCTTTTGCTATTGACGGAGGAGGATGATTGGACTGGTAAAAGAGTTCCTCCTCTTACGCCATCTTCGTCTTTCATGTTATCAAGCGTCTTTTGGGCTTCAATATATACAGTGAGATCTCGAATCTGAGACATGAAATTAGTCAATCAAAGAGTGCATATGTAAATTAATGTCAAGACACATCTTTTAGTTTCTCATGTTACCTGTTCTTCCAGGTCATGTATCTTTTCGTCTTTCAATCTCAATGATGACGCTTCCCTGACAGGACACAGGAATTCAACTTTATTAATTCATGGCACATCACTGCAGGGGCAAAGAGTAAGTGACGGCAACAATGAGACTGGTCAGTCCCATTCACTTCATAAGTTCATATTTTACTCAATCGACAGAGATACTTACCAAATACCTCACCACCAAGATCAATCAACAGTCACCTAATGCAATTGCAATAACTACAATAAACAACAATTTTTGTTGCACTCCATGGACTGTATGCTATCAATGCATGATCTTCGAATTACCAAAAAAGTTACGCCTCCCCTAAATATCAAGACACGTGACCTTATAGTTTCAAGCTGCAGCTACAAGTTCTTGCAGAGCAAAGCCAATAGTAATCTGTCCAAACAAGCCGGTGTTCCAGAATGCACTAGACTCCTAAGTAAAAAAGAAGGCAAAATACCTCTCTTCCATCTCCTCGACCTTTTTACGCAAGATATGTTGCTTCCTTATAAGATTCTCATTAACCTGAGAAAAAGTACAAAGCATTGCTATATTAGCGTATACCCAATGGCAATAACTAGCAGCAGAGCTTTCCCCAACCTTGCCAGCATTACATCAAAAGTTGAAACCAATCTGACAAATGGTAAAATGAGGATCGCAGGAAAAATACGAAATAACCTCTGCAACAGTTTTTTTCTCCTGTATACAAATTTCCAGATTATTTTGGATCTCCTGCACTTTTGAAGTCACAGCCTTCTCTACTGCTTCTTCTACAGAACTCTCTTTTCCGCTTTTGGCCTCTAAAAGAAGGGCTTCATAATACTGAAATCAAGCAAAATCAGCAGATTATATAATTAGAATATTTGAGTCGTACAGAGATACAAACAAGGTGCAAGAAGAAAATAGCCACTATCTGATTAGTGATTATAGAGGTAAGGCAGTACATAATAATTCAGAAAATATGAGGTAAGTATTGTTAGCATTTTCCTCGGATGAAAACAGATACAAGTACAGGCTTTATTAACACATACACTACAAAGTACACTAGCAGCAAATGAAATACTCGATTATCTAAAACATATTATCTGGTTAATAAGGAAAGCTTTGTACTTGTACTGTCAGGCTTCGAACAGCAAAATGTGATATATCATAACCAAATTTCACCCAAAACAAAAGAGTGATACTGTAGTAGAAGTAGGTTTAAGTAGCTTTTTGGCTCAGAAGCAATCAACCGATTCTCTTCACCTCCGTGAACCATCGGCCATGCCAGATTGTTTTCACGCTCATCCTCTTTAAAACAATTAACAAAGATAGTACTGCTATACAGTTGGAAAACTATCTTTAAAGGAAGTGTATGTTAACCTTAGTATCATAGTCCAGCAGTTATCCtagaattcttttttttattattatcattatttatttatttatttatttattatataagtgTGTTCTATTATATCCAAGATAAAAAGAGGTGCATGTTCAGATTGCAACAACAGAGCATCAATGGAGCTAAGTAACATAACAACTCTCTCAAATTGAGGCTATCAGAAAGGCTTCAGGAATCTAACTTATGAATAACTTTAAGGTGAATAACTTTAGAGAGGGGAAAACAACCAAGTGTAAACTGCAAATACAGAGatccattaaaaattcaagttgCTGCTCCAAGAAGTACATCTATTTCCTGATTATACCTAATTAAAAATCTAAATATACTGCTATATATTAAATGCCCAGCCTCCTCTTCTAGCAGAGACATACATCGAATATGTATAGCATTTCAACCAATATcaaccgataaataaacaatcaagtgaagagagggagagagaagagtTGGTTATATGGATGCTGTTTACACTTTATAGTTAGCTGTGCTTACTTGTCTTTGAGTCTCCAGCTGAGTTGCAAGAAGACGGTTGTACTCATCAAATATCTGCAAAAGATGCACAGAGAAAGCCAAGTAAGCAAACCGTACATGCAGCATAGTCTATGctgaaatttcaaaagaaaaagcaagAGTAATCTAACATGCGATGCagccctttttcttttggcttTTCATGTGATGTGAGTTTGTGGATACTTGAATTAGCAGATTTTTCCAACCAAATGCAAAGATTAACCACACAGTCCAGAAAGTAACCAATTAAAAATCAATGCACCACCAATACATACGGCTTCAACTTTGCTGTTTAAAAGTGCCCCACTAATTCCAGAATCCTCACTGTAACCGCAGGTGCCGCAATCTCCTTCGAGTGATACACAACGGGAATTCGTCTCAGACAGTTTTCCATCAGCTTTTGACTGATTGAGCCGATGAACATAAGTGTCGCCAACATAATCCCATATTTGTTGTGTTCGCAAATCAAGAGAATAGCAATGCTGCATATTCTTCCAATGGCTAATAGCATGCTTCTCTTTGTACCTGAAATAATGGAGAAGAAATTGTACAAGCCGCaattaagtaaaaatttaaCTGAATACTAAGTCACTAGAATAACACTGTCAAAACAAGAACTGAATGCATCACCTTCCACATCCAACAAAACCGCATATCACACAAATCCAGAGATTTTCCATCGTTCCACATATAAAGCATGTTGGCACCTCATCCTGCTGCTGGCACAATTGACATACCTGGCAAAGTAAAAATTATAGCCGGTCAGAAGAAATGGTCAGAGCCCGAATTTCTGTGAAGTTCAGGTTCCTAACTGCATAACAAACTACATAGTTTATACAGTTTCAATGGTGTGAAATAAGACGAGAACCGGAGATAATGATCTGATCGGATGCCTCTTAGACTCTCAGTTAACAAGTGGATTGCAAagcaaagaaaaggaaaggaggGGAAGGAGAGGAAAATGGTCCTCCTTGTTTGGTCCGGTAGTGGTGGATGAGTGGACAGGAGAGACGAGGAAAAGGAGAGAATCTTCTGTTTggaaggagaaggaagaaggatATAAGAAATAGGAAATTGGAATCACTTCATTTCATTGTTCAAATTTCTCCACCGGAAGCACTTCAATTTGGGGGGGCTGACGATTGGCATATTGGAGGGAAATGGAGGGAGAACACTCTCATCCCATTTCCTTCCCCAGCAAACAAAAGAACATGCTTTCCACCCAAATCCCACCATACTAAGAAAGCATAAGATGATCTGTCGCCACCTCATTCCAGGACATTATATCACAGGTCAACGATACCGATGCAACAACATTGGAGATGCTCTCATTCTCCTCGCATCGTCCTTTTCACAAGTTGCTCTGTTTCTCAATGTCATTCTATATGGACTATGGAGTGCCGTGCTGATCAGGAATGCAACATATGTTAACACTATTGGGACAACTGGATAGAGAGAAAAGGCCCAGTATCATGATGCTGAATACGCAATGAAAGTTCAAACGGTACAGTAGAAATTGCCAAGGAGAAATATTGTTTCTGGAATATAAAACAAAACGATTCTAGTATCATCAGGTGCACATCAATTACATTGTTAAAGAAGAAATAGATAGACAAGAAACATCATCAGATATCCATCATCTGAAAATGGAATTACACCAAAATATTAGAAGAAGGGTCAAAGCATGCAGCCTTAGCCACTCAAAACTTTCATCCAGGAGAATGAACAGAAAAACAGCAAATCTGGAAATTAATGGCAACAGTCAACTAACCTGACAAGATAAATAAGTCCACTTTGTACCACATGAGCAATGGAATGAATGGTCACAAATTGTACTGAGAATTCCACTAGTGTCTGGATCCAACCTCTCTGACATCAAAATGccgagaaaaggaaaagatggAAGTTTCAATTGTCGGTAAAGAATCTTGGAAATTCTCATAGGGAGTCTGGTGATGGAAAATCATAAGGAGGTTGGCATTCTGACTGACCTAGACAAACTGGGCAAGTTGGCAGCTCGGTAAACCCAGGAGGAGGTGTGCCGGCAACATCAGCTGACTCGGTGTACTCCACCTCAAGCATGAACAACATGTGGCATATTTCTGCCTAAAACAATTATTAG from Punica granatum isolate Tunisia-2019 chromosome 2, ASM765513v2, whole genome shotgun sequence includes the following:
- the LOC116194376 gene encoding BRAP2 RING ZnF UBP domain-containing protein 1 isoform X2, with product MFFLRVHSVDTEHPIPTDYSDFTPQSHLPIFTERRGIIHLFRSLSHAPLSSPTSRSCTLFVVAVPNYFSDDDFIRFCGSHIDHISHLLFIRNDGIEDRYSVLIKLVDQMKADGFYCTFNGKQFSPSEAEICHMLFMLEVEYTESADVAGTPPPGFTELPTCPVCLERLDPDTSGILSTICDHSFHCSCGTKWTYLSCQVCQLCQQQDEVPTCFICGTMENLWICVICGFVGCGRYKEKHAISHWKNMQHCYSLDLRTQQIWDYVGDTYVHRLNQSKADGKLSETNSRCVSLEGDCGTCGYSEDSGISGALLNSKVEAIFDEYNRLLATQLETQRQYYEALLLEAKSGKESSVEEAVEKAVTSKVQEIQNNLEICIQEKKTVAEVNENLIRKQHILRKKVEEMEER
- the LOC116194376 gene encoding BRAP2 RING ZnF UBP domain-containing protein 1 isoform X1, which codes for MFFLRVHSVDTEHPIPTDYSDFTPQSHLPIFTERRGIIHLFRSLSHAPLSSPTSRSCTLFVVAVPNYFSDDDFIRFCGSHIDHISHLLFIRNDGIEDRYSVLIKLVDQMKADGFYCTFNGKQFSPSEAEICHMLFMLEVEYTESADVAGTPPPGFTELPTCPVCLERLDPDTSGILSTICDHSFHCSCGTKWTYLSCQVCQLCQQQDEVPTCFICGTMENLWICVICGFVGCGRYKEKHAISHWKNMQHCYSLDLRTQQIWDYVGDTYVHRLNQSKADGKLSETNSRCVSLEGDCGTCGYSEDSGISGALLNSKVEAIFDEYNRLLATQLETQRQYYEALLLEAKSGKESSVEEAVEKAVTSKVQEIQNNLEICIQEKKTVAEVNENLIRKQHILRKKVEEMEEREASSLRLKDEKIHDLEEQIRDLTVYIEAQKTLDNMKDEDGVRGGTLLPVQSSSSVNSKRQPKSSRRRK